In Nicotiana tabacum cultivar K326 chromosome 11, ASM71507v2, whole genome shotgun sequence, a single window of DNA contains:
- the LOC107802319 gene encoding uncharacterized protein LOC107802319 encodes MEAAISNVNVKIWLFFDSVVEWDILIDTEQQMTIRVYHQDLVIGVAMASRGDFNVVLREKEKIGGLPVYPSEYEDFAFYVNSCGLFDLGYKGSPFTWWNGRPNEECIFKRLDKILVNMPFQSLFPTIEVEQLIRTGSDHAPLLMSYGEEAMKFVKPFKFLNFWAKHETFLDMVKKNWMANFIGDPFLMFKQKLKRVNIALSKWSKLTYGDIFKQLAIREDVVRIKEMLFEDDPSLENRIVLQ; translated from the exons ATGGAAGCTGCAATCTCTAATGTAAATGTCAAAATTTGGTTATTTTTTGATTCTGTTGTGGAATGGGATATCTTGATTGACACTGAGCAACAAATGACCATCAGAGTGTATCATCAGGATCTTG TGATTGGAGTTGccatggctagtaggggtgatTTCAATGTAGTgttgagagagaaagagaagatagGTGGCCTACCAGTATACCCTTCAGAGTATGAAGATTTTGCATTCTATGTCAACTCTTGTGGATTGTTTGATCTTGGCTACAAGGGTAGCCCTttcacatggtggaatgggaggCCAAATGAAGAGTGTATCTTTAAAAGACTTGACAAAATCCTTGTGAACATGCCCTTTCAATCCTTGTTTCCTACAATAGAGGTTGAGCAACTCATTAGAACAGGATCTGATCATGCACCACTTTTGATGAGCTATGGAGAGGAAGCTATGAAATTTGTTAAACCATTCAAGTTCTTGAACTTTTGGGCAAAACATGAAACTTTCTTAGATATGGTGAAGAAGAATTGGATGGCTAACTTTATAGGGGACCCTTTCTTGATGTTCAAGCAGAAATTGAAGAGGGTTAATATTGCTCTTTCAAAATGGAGTAAATTAACCTATGGGGATATCTTCAAGCAGCTGGCTATCAGGGAGGATGTGGTAAGGATTAAGGAGATGCTTTTTGAAGACGATCCTTCATTAGAGAATAGAATAGTACTTCAATAA
- the LOC142165956 gene encoding uncharacterized protein LOC142165956 — protein MTWFEEGDRNTRFFHNCVNGKRQKLQLKRIQNSDGSWIEDQDKLSEAAMDFFQKQFTKEGDPTRFDLLNNVPTMVTREQNLEFCRLPTMEEVKAIVFALSSESASGPDGYSENQYGFVKGRSIFENILLTQEIITDIRLREYFINMVWNLIANNWYSVMVNGQASGFFHSTRGVKQGDPLSLALFILSAEVLSRSLNKLFEDRQKIVYVLVLYETTSGQMINKAKSSYYMHSKVTGNLVNAVANITGFSKGSFLFTYLGCPIFYTRIRKDYYNDLIKKEIANHIRQEVHFANDDDYLDTSRWMPTPLGKFTMSSAWRILRHREPSNPEFAKLWTKGLPFKISFFLWRVWKGKVPTDDLWKRGVTWWFLSAGVACHHKKTLPNICS, from the exons ATGACTTGGTTTGAAGAAGGAGATAGAAATACAAGGTTCTTCCATAATTGTGTCAATGGGAAAAGGCAAAAGTTACAATTAAAAAGGATCCAGAATAGTGATGGCTCATGGATTGAAGACCAAGACAAGTTATCTGAGGCTGCAATGGATTTTTTCCAGAAGCAATTCACTAAGGAGGGGGATCCTACAAGATTTGATTTGTTAAACAATGTACCTACAATGGTGACAAGGGAGCAGAACCTGGAATTCTGTAGATTGCCTACTATGGAAGAGGTGAAGGCTATTGTCTTTGCACTGAGTAGTGAAAGTGCAAGTGGTCCAGATGGTTACTCAG AAAATCAATATGGTTTTGTCAAGGGAAGGAGTATCTTTGAGAATATTTTATTGACTCAAGAGATTATTACTGATATAAGATTGAGAG AATACTTTATAAACATGGTTTGGAATCTTATTGCTAACAATTGGTATTCTGTTATGGTTAATGGACAAGCTTCTGGATTTTTTCACTCAACAAGGGGTGTGAAGCAAGGTGACCCTCTATCACTAGCTTTGTTTATTCTCTCAGCAGAGGTTTTATCAAGGTCATTGAATAAGTTGTTTGAAGATAGGCAG AAGATAGTATATGTTTTGGTTTTGTATGAGACAACTTCTGGGCAGATGATTAATAAGGCAAAGAGTTCGTACTATATGCACTCAAAGGTTACTGGAAATTTGGTCAATGCAGTAGCTAATATCACCGGTTTTTCTAAAGGCAGCTTCCTATTTACTTACCTTGGATGTCCAATCTTCTATACAAGAATAAGGAAGGACTACTATAATGACCTGATCAAGAAG GAGATTGCAAATCATATAAGACAAGAAGTTCATTTTGCTAATGATGATGACTACTTGGACACTTCAAGGTGGATGCCTACCCCTTTAGGTAAGTTTACTATGAGTAGTGCATGGAGGATTTTGAGACATAGAGAACCAAGTAATCCTGAATTTGCAAAGTTGTGGACCAAAGGATTACCTTTCAAAATCTCATTCTTCTTATGGAGAGTTTGGAAAGGGAAGGTACCTACTGATGATTTATGGAAGAGGGGGGTTACATGGTGGTTTCTAAGTGCTGGTGTTGCTTGCCACCACAAGAAGACTCTTCCCAACATCTGTTCTTAA